Proteins from one Mycobacterium adipatum genomic window:
- a CDS encoding cysteine dioxygenase produces MVTPTLSPAVSAPTRLRVPDLLAATDRSADDVLSGRYDRLLAGARLPTDERWYRRLHGDDELDIWLISWVPGKATELHDHGGSLGALTVVSGALRETRWDGTGLRDRELAAGDQAGFPLGWVHDVVWAPGASDAAGNRRSPAPVTLSVHAYSPPLSAMSYYRVTERNTLRRSRTELTDAPEE; encoded by the coding sequence ATGGTCACCCCCACCCTTTCGCCCGCCGTCTCGGCGCCGACCCGACTGCGCGTGCCCGATCTGCTGGCCGCGACCGACCGCAGCGCCGACGATGTGCTGTCCGGCCGCTACGACCGGCTGTTGGCCGGTGCCCGGCTGCCCACCGACGAGCGCTGGTACCGCCGCCTCCACGGTGACGACGAACTCGACATCTGGCTGATCAGCTGGGTGCCCGGCAAAGCGACCGAACTGCACGATCACGGCGGCTCGCTGGGTGCGCTGACGGTGGTGTCCGGAGCCTTGCGGGAGACCCGCTGGGACGGAACGGGGTTGCGTGACCGCGAGCTGGCGGCCGGCGACCAGGCCGGCTTCCCGCTGGGCTGGGTGCACGATGTGGTGTGGGCCCCAGGGGCGAGCGACGCGGCGGGCAATCGGCGCAGCCCCGCCCCGGTGACCCTGAGCGTGCACGCCTACTCGCCGCCGCTGTCGGCGATGTCCTATTACCGGGTGACCGAGCGGAACACGTTGCGCCGCAGCCGGACCGAACTCACCGATGCTCCGGAGGAATAG
- a CDS encoding alpha/beta hydrolase, with protein MNVTATEPDTTEAPVTRAWWSRHYTFTGTAVGLVFIWLSLTPSLLPRGPLFQGLVSGAAGGIGYGLGVFGVWLFRYMLSWEHTARPPKWAWLALLVVGVIGQIAAIVYFHVWQDDIRDLMGVPRLGFWDHPLTAVLGIVFLFVFVEIGQLVGRLVRYLVRQLERVAPPRVSGVVAVALVLALAIALLNGIVVRFAMSTINSTFENVNNEDDPDNPAPTTALRSGGPQSLVSWESLGHQGRNFVAGGPSVAELTEFNGSPATEPIRAYAGLNSADGIKATAKLAAEELRRTGGLERDVIAVATTTGTGWINEAEASSLEYMYNGDTAIVSMQYSFLPSWISFLVDQENARQAGQALFEAVDALVRELPENDRPKLVVFGESLGSFGGEAPFLALNNLIARTDGALFSGPTFKNTIWTNLTINRDEGSPQWLPIFDKGENVRFSAIAAKDLGRPDDPWGQPRVVYLQHASDPIAWWNPDLLFAKPDWLKEPRGYDVSPRMEWIPVVTFLQVSADMAVAVDVPDGHGHVYVRDVANAWAAILQPPGWTPEKTERLRPTLRSDESS; from the coding sequence GTGAATGTCACCGCCACGGAACCGGACACCACCGAAGCGCCGGTCACGCGCGCCTGGTGGAGCAGGCACTACACCTTCACCGGTACCGCGGTCGGGCTGGTGTTCATCTGGCTGTCGCTGACCCCGTCGCTGTTACCGCGCGGTCCGCTGTTCCAGGGACTGGTGAGCGGCGCGGCCGGCGGTATCGGCTACGGCCTGGGGGTTTTCGGCGTCTGGTTGTTCCGCTACATGCTGTCGTGGGAGCACACGGCCAGGCCACCGAAGTGGGCCTGGCTGGCCCTGCTCGTGGTCGGCGTCATCGGGCAGATCGCGGCGATCGTCTACTTCCACGTCTGGCAGGACGACATCCGCGACCTGATGGGCGTACCCCGGCTCGGGTTCTGGGATCACCCGCTGACCGCGGTGCTGGGCATCGTGTTCCTGTTCGTGTTCGTCGAGATCGGCCAGCTGGTGGGCAGATTGGTCCGTTACCTGGTGCGCCAGCTGGAGCGGGTCGCGCCCCCGAGGGTGTCCGGCGTGGTGGCGGTGGCCCTGGTCCTCGCGCTGGCCATCGCACTGCTCAACGGCATCGTGGTCCGTTTCGCCATGAGCACCATCAACAGCACCTTCGAGAACGTCAACAACGAGGATGATCCCGACAATCCGGCCCCCACAACCGCTTTGCGCTCCGGCGGACCGCAGTCGCTGGTCAGCTGGGAGTCGCTGGGGCATCAGGGTCGCAACTTCGTGGCGGGCGGCCCGTCGGTGGCCGAGCTCACCGAGTTCAACGGCTCTCCCGCCACCGAACCGATCCGCGCCTACGCGGGGCTGAACTCCGCCGACGGCATCAAGGCCACCGCCAAGCTGGCCGCCGAGGAGTTGCGGCGCACCGGCGGGCTGGAACGCGATGTCATCGCCGTCGCCACCACCACCGGTACCGGCTGGATCAACGAGGCCGAGGCCTCCTCGCTGGAGTACATGTACAACGGCGACACCGCGATCGTGTCGATGCAGTACTCGTTCCTGCCCAGCTGGATCTCCTTCCTGGTCGACCAGGAGAACGCCCGGCAGGCCGGCCAGGCATTGTTCGAAGCCGTCGACGCGCTGGTGCGCGAGTTGCCCGAAAATGATCGACCGAAGTTGGTGGTGTTCGGCGAGAGCCTCGGCTCGTTCGGCGGCGAGGCCCCGTTCCTGGCCCTGAACAACCTCATCGCCCGCACCGACGGCGCGCTGTTCTCCGGTCCCACGTTCAAGAACACCATCTGGACCAACCTCACCATCAATCGCGATGAGGGCTCCCCGCAGTGGCTGCCCATTTTCGACAAGGGCGAGAACGTCCGGTTCTCGGCCATCGCCGCGAAAGACCTCGGCCGACCCGACGACCCATGGGGACAGCCGCGGGTGGTGTATCTGCAGCACGCCTCGGACCCGATCGCATGGTGGAACCCCGATCTGCTGTTCGCCAAACCCGACTGGCTCAAAGAGCCGCGCGGCTACGACGTCTCCCCGCGGATGGAGTGGATCCCGGTGGTGACCTTCCTGCAGGTGTCCGCGGATATGGCGGTGGCCGTCGATGTGCCCGACGGGCACGGCCACGTCTACGTGCGCGATGTCGCCAATGCCTGGGCGGCGATCCTGCAGCCCCCGGGCTGGACGCCGGAGAAGACCGAGCGGCTGCGCCCGACCCTACGTTCCGACGAGAGCAGCTGA
- a CDS encoding rhodanese-like domain-containing protein, whose amino-acid sequence MPSRIDVMLDAARARLQRIEAADVPAALRRGALLVDIRPGWQRAAEGEVPGALVIERNHLEWRLDPTSDARIPEAVGDDVEWIVLCSQGFTSSLAAAALHDLGLHRATDVIGGYQALPDELTSAALVGT is encoded by the coding sequence ATGCCCAGTCGTATCGATGTCATGCTCGACGCCGCCCGGGCCCGGTTGCAGCGGATCGAGGCCGCCGACGTGCCCGCCGCGTTGCGGCGCGGCGCCCTGCTCGTCGACATCCGGCCGGGCTGGCAGCGGGCCGCCGAAGGCGAGGTGCCCGGTGCGTTGGTGATCGAGCGCAATCACCTGGAGTGGCGGCTCGACCCCACCAGCGACGCCCGCATCCCCGAGGCCGTCGGCGATGACGTCGAATGGATCGTGCTGTGCTCGCAGGGCTTTACGTCCAGCCTCGCCGCCGCCGCGTTACACGACCTGGGGCTGCACCGGGCCACCGATGTCATCGGCGGCTATCAGGCGCTGCCGGACGAACTGACCTCAGCTGCTCTCGTCGGAACGTAG
- the lpqV gene encoding lipoprotein LpqV, which yields MRRYPILVTAAAAIVLTGCSPSAEEPVTGTTTTSTAAAETTPPAQPGEVPDGAVQVSPGGVTTGVGAPADATESGYGQACLAARAWFDQQRGTVEAYLQTVQAPGASGPGSFNIAWADLTPGQQAAVIMAAYAAANAECG from the coding sequence ATGCGCCGCTACCCGATCCTCGTGACCGCTGCCGCCGCGATCGTCCTGACCGGGTGCTCGCCCAGCGCCGAGGAACCGGTGACCGGCACCACCACCACGAGCACCGCCGCCGCGGAGACCACGCCGCCGGCGCAGCCCGGTGAGGTGCCCGACGGCGCCGTGCAGGTGTCCCCGGGCGGCGTGACGACCGGTGTCGGCGCTCCGGCGGATGCCACCGAATCGGGCTATGGCCAGGCCTGTCTTGCCGCGCGGGCCTGGTTCGACCAGCAGCGGGGCACCGTCGAGGCGTACCTGCAGACGGTGCAGGCCCCCGGCGCGTCCGGTCCGGGCAGCTTCAACATCGCCTGGGCGGATTTGACCCCTGGGCAGCAGGCCGCCGTCATCATGGCCGCCTACGCCGCGGCGAACGCGGAGTGCGGCTGA
- a CDS encoding enoyl-CoA hydratase, which produces MTDYQTILLTRDGRVATITLNRPKALNALNSQVMHEVTSAAAELDADPGVGAIILTGSEKAFAAGADIKEMADLSFADVFSQDFFALWGAFAATRTPTIAAVAGYALGGGCELAMMCDLLIAADTAKFGQPEIKLGVLPGMGGSQRLTRAIGKAKAMDLILTGRTIDAAEAERAGLVSRVVPAERLLDEANATAATIAGMSLSAARMAKEAVNRAFESTLAEGLLYERRIFHSAFATEDQKEGMAAFTEKRAANFTHR; this is translated from the coding sequence ATGACTGATTACCAGACCATTCTGCTGACCCGCGACGGCCGGGTGGCCACCATCACGCTGAACCGGCCCAAGGCCCTCAACGCGCTCAACAGCCAGGTCATGCACGAGGTCACCTCCGCCGCAGCCGAGCTCGACGCCGACCCCGGTGTGGGCGCGATCATCCTGACCGGCAGCGAGAAGGCGTTCGCCGCCGGCGCCGACATCAAAGAAATGGCCGACCTGTCCTTCGCCGATGTGTTCAGCCAGGACTTCTTCGCGCTGTGGGGCGCATTCGCCGCCACCCGCACCCCCACCATCGCCGCGGTCGCCGGCTACGCCCTGGGCGGTGGCTGCGAGCTGGCGATGATGTGCGATCTGCTGATCGCCGCCGATACCGCCAAATTCGGCCAGCCCGAGATCAAGTTGGGCGTGCTGCCCGGCATGGGCGGCAGCCAGCGCCTGACCCGCGCCATCGGCAAGGCCAAGGCGATGGACCTGATTCTCACCGGCCGCACCATCGACGCCGCCGAGGCCGAGCGGGCCGGCCTGGTCTCCCGGGTCGTCCCGGCCGAGCGCCTGCTCGACGAGGCGAACGCCACCGCCGCGACCATCGCCGGGATGTCGCTGTCGGCCGCCCGGATGGCCAAGGAGGCCGTCAACCGCGCCTTCGAGTCGACGCTGGCCGAGGGCCTGCTCTACGAGCGGCGGATCTTCCACTCGGCGTTCGCGACCGAGGACCAGAAGGAAGGCATGGCCGCGTTCACCGAGAAGCGCGCGGCGAACTTCACCCATCGCTAA
- a CDS encoding enoyl-CoA hydratase/isomerase family protein: MAENEDILVSVRNGVGIVTLNRPKAINSLNDVMVAGLQQALTTWENDDSVRSVLLTGAGERGLCAGGDVVALRQSALGDGSFARQFWSDEYRLNAHIGRYRKPYVAVMDGIVMGGGVGVGAHGNVRVVTDKTKMGMPEVGIGFIPDVGGTYLLARTPGLLGLHAALTGAPFSGADAIALGFADHFVPHERLHDFTEAVITDGHEDALNSYAEEPPPSALLAQRDWIDSCYAGDTVADILDDLRAHDEQAARDAADLIATRSPIALSVTLTAVRRAGHLRTLEEVLQQEFRVSVASAKSHDFVEGIRAQLVDKDRNPQWSPATLAECDDAAIDAYFASAEPDLTF; the protein is encoded by the coding sequence GTGGCAGAAAACGAGGACATCCTAGTAAGTGTCCGCAACGGCGTCGGGATCGTCACGCTGAACCGTCCCAAGGCGATCAATTCGCTCAACGACGTGATGGTCGCCGGCCTCCAGCAGGCGCTCACGACCTGGGAGAACGACGACTCCGTGCGGAGCGTGCTGCTCACCGGCGCCGGCGAACGCGGCCTGTGCGCCGGCGGTGACGTGGTGGCCCTGCGTCAGAGCGCCCTCGGCGACGGCTCCTTCGCACGCCAGTTCTGGTCCGACGAGTACCGGCTCAACGCCCACATCGGCCGCTACCGGAAGCCCTACGTCGCCGTCATGGACGGGATCGTGATGGGCGGCGGTGTCGGTGTCGGCGCGCACGGCAACGTCCGCGTGGTCACCGACAAGACGAAGATGGGCATGCCCGAGGTCGGTATCGGCTTCATCCCCGATGTCGGCGGCACCTACTTGCTCGCGCGCACGCCGGGATTGCTCGGCCTGCACGCCGCCCTGACCGGCGCCCCCTTCTCCGGTGCGGACGCCATCGCCCTGGGCTTCGCCGACCATTTCGTTCCGCACGAGCGGCTCCACGATTTCACCGAGGCCGTCATCACCGACGGGCACGAGGACGCACTGAACTCCTACGCCGAGGAGCCACCGCCCAGTGCACTGCTGGCCCAACGTGACTGGATCGACAGCTGCTACGCCGGTGACACCGTGGCCGATATCCTCGACGATCTGCGCGCCCATGATGAGCAGGCCGCCCGTGACGCCGCCGACTTGATCGCCACCCGCTCCCCGATCGCCCTGTCCGTGACGCTCACCGCGGTGCGACGCGCGGGGCACCTCAGGACCCTGGAAGAGGTGCTGCAGCAGGAGTTCCGGGTGTCGGTGGCCTCGGCCAAGTCGCATGATTTCGTCGAGGGCATCCGCGCCCAGCTGGTCGACAAGGACCGCAATCCGCAGTGGTCGCCGGCCACGCTCGCCGAGTGCGATGATGCGGCGATCGACGCCTACTTCGCTTCCGCCGAACCCGATCTCACGTTCTGA
- a CDS encoding BTAD domain-containing putative transcriptional regulator, whose protein sequence is MSGGADFGVLGPLQLCINGAPVALGTPKQRAVLAMLVMSRNRPVSSDALVGAAWEQFPPPEPKASLHAYISNLRKLISGGGADGRMILASAPPGYRLTVTDDGCDLGRFVTAKNAGVQAAAANQFEQASSHLAAALAQWRGPVLDDLRDFEFVGPFATALVEDKVVAHTAHAEAEIACNRGHAVIGTLESLVTQYPYREPLWAQLITAYYVSERQSDALEAYQRLRRTLAEDLGIDPGPTVRALSERILRQEPINTRQAARTTAVHKINIDMRTATGAQSAPAQMRSASGRIYPLLSAATRIGRLPDNDIVLDDVSVSRHHAVIVDTGTSYVITDLRSANGIEVAGQRIRGTATLTSGDRVRVCDHEFVFEIVAAR, encoded by the coding sequence GTGAGCGGTGGCGCGGACTTCGGGGTGCTCGGCCCGCTGCAGTTGTGCATCAACGGTGCGCCGGTGGCGCTGGGGACACCCAAGCAGCGCGCCGTGCTGGCCATGCTGGTGATGAGCCGCAATCGTCCGGTCAGCAGCGACGCCCTGGTCGGTGCGGCGTGGGAGCAGTTCCCGCCGCCCGAGCCCAAGGCCAGTCTGCATGCCTACATCTCCAATCTGCGCAAGCTGATCAGTGGTGGCGGTGCCGATGGCCGGATGATCCTGGCCAGCGCCCCACCGGGCTACCGGCTCACCGTGACCGATGACGGCTGCGATCTCGGTCGCTTCGTGACGGCCAAGAATGCCGGCGTGCAGGCCGCCGCGGCCAACCAGTTCGAACAGGCCAGCAGCCACCTGGCCGCAGCGCTGGCGCAGTGGCGCGGACCGGTACTCGACGACCTGCGCGATTTCGAGTTCGTCGGCCCGTTCGCGACCGCCCTCGTCGAGGACAAAGTCGTCGCGCACACCGCGCACGCCGAGGCCGAGATCGCCTGCAACCGAGGCCATGCCGTCATCGGGACGCTGGAATCACTGGTCACCCAGTATCCCTACCGCGAACCGCTGTGGGCACAACTGATCACCGCCTACTACGTCAGCGAGCGGCAATCCGACGCGCTGGAGGCCTACCAGCGCCTGCGCCGCACCCTGGCCGAGGATCTCGGCATCGACCCCGGCCCGACGGTGCGCGCACTGTCCGAACGCATCCTGCGCCAGGAACCGATCAACACCCGGCAGGCCGCGCGCACCACGGCCGTGCACAAGATCAACATCGACATGCGCACCGCGACGGGCGCACAGTCGGCCCCCGCGCAGATGCGGTCGGCCTCCGGACGGATCTACCCACTGCTGTCGGCGGCCACCCGGATCGGGCGTCTCCCCGACAACGACATCGTGCTCGACGACGTGAGCGTCAGCCGCCACCACGCGGTCATCGTCGACACCGGCACCAGTTATGTCATCACCGACCTGCGCTCGGCCAACGGAATCGAGGTGGCCGGGCAGCGAATCCGCGGCACCGCGACCCTCACCAGCGGTGACCGAGTCCGGGTGTGCGACCACGAATTCGTGTTCGAGATCGTGGCGGCCCGCTGA
- a CDS encoding endonuclease domain-containing protein, translating into MDISAPFIGSEALAAGALSRHELRKYYRAVLPDVYADKRAALTLRQRTMAAWLWSGRESVIAGAAASALHGADWVADDAPIELIWPNARAPRQVITRHDLLLDGEVLVLDGMTVTTAHRTAFDLGRRGRMGDAVARLDALIRATGLTPADVRGVAERHRHTRGLRQLERALELADGGAQSPKETWLRLMLTEDGFPRPRTQIPVLDPAGYAKYYLDMGWEDRKLAVEYDGVQHAEALAYDIERHDYIAGLGWSVVRVAAGQRRPSIIARVEREWRRLSALTLR; encoded by the coding sequence ATGGACATCTCCGCGCCCTTCATCGGTAGTGAGGCATTGGCGGCAGGTGCACTCAGCCGGCACGAGCTACGCAAGTACTACCGCGCCGTACTGCCCGACGTGTATGCCGACAAGCGTGCCGCGCTCACGCTGCGACAGCGCACCATGGCGGCGTGGTTGTGGTCCGGACGTGAATCGGTGATCGCGGGTGCGGCAGCGTCAGCACTGCATGGCGCCGACTGGGTTGCCGATGATGCGCCGATCGAGCTCATCTGGCCGAATGCCCGCGCGCCGCGGCAGGTCATCACCCGGCACGACCTCCTGCTCGACGGCGAGGTGCTGGTGCTCGACGGGATGACGGTCACCACGGCCCACCGCACCGCATTCGATCTCGGTCGACGCGGCCGGATGGGCGATGCCGTCGCACGCCTGGACGCGTTGATCCGGGCTACCGGCCTGACACCGGCTGATGTGCGTGGGGTAGCCGAACGTCATCGTCATACCAGGGGACTGCGGCAACTCGAGCGGGCGCTTGAGCTGGCCGACGGCGGTGCACAGTCTCCGAAAGAGACGTGGCTCCGACTGATGCTGACCGAGGACGGTTTTCCGCGGCCGCGCACGCAGATTCCCGTCCTCGATCCGGCCGGCTACGCCAAGTACTACCTGGACATGGGGTGGGAGGACCGAAAGCTGGCCGTCGAATACGACGGGGTGCAACACGCGGAGGCACTCGCCTACGACATCGAGCGACACGACTACATCGCCGGCCTCGGGTGGAGCGTCGTCAGAGTGGCGGCGGGCCAACGGCGTCCCAGCATCATCGCTCGTGTGGAGCGGGAGTGGCGCCGGCTTTCCGCGTTGACTCTGCGTTGA
- a CDS encoding patatin-like phospholipase family protein — protein sequence MRIALALGSGGARGYAHIGVINELTERGYDIVGVAGSSMGALVGGLHAAGKLDEFAQWAGSLTQRAVLRLLDPSLTSPGVLRAEKILDAVRDILGDVTIESLPIPYTSVATDLIAGKSVWLQRGPLDDAIRASIAIPGIFTPHVLDGRLLADGGILDPLPMAPLSAVNADLTIAVSLSGGDPAVRLSEPEPRVTTEWLGRMWRSTTALLDTATAQRVMDSPAAKSVLSRFSSSLDDAADVPEPLSDSGLPALPRLGSFEIMNRTIDIAQSALARHTLATYPPDLLIEIPRNACRSLEYHRAEEVIEIGQELAAAALDALG from the coding sequence ATGCGAATCGCGCTGGCACTGGGCAGCGGGGGTGCGCGCGGTTACGCGCACATCGGGGTGATCAACGAACTGACCGAGCGGGGCTACGACATCGTCGGCGTCGCCGGGTCGTCGATGGGGGCGCTGGTGGGCGGGTTACACGCCGCCGGCAAGCTCGACGAATTCGCACAGTGGGCGGGATCGTTGACCCAACGGGCGGTGCTGCGGCTGCTGGATCCGTCGCTGACGTCACCGGGTGTGCTGCGGGCCGAGAAGATCCTCGACGCGGTGCGCGACATCCTCGGCGACGTCACCATCGAGTCGCTGCCCATCCCCTACACCTCGGTGGCCACCGATCTGATCGCCGGCAAGTCGGTGTGGCTGCAACGCGGACCGCTCGACGATGCCATCCGGGCGTCCATCGCGATCCCCGGCATCTTCACCCCGCACGTCCTCGACGGCCGGCTGTTGGCCGATGGCGGCATCCTGGACCCGCTGCCGATGGCCCCGCTGTCGGCGGTCAACGCCGACCTCACCATCGCGGTGAGCCTGTCCGGGGGCGACCCCGCGGTCCGGTTGAGTGAGCCCGAACCGCGGGTCACCACCGAGTGGCTGGGCCGGATGTGGCGCAGCACAACGGCGTTGCTGGACACCGCCACGGCCCAGCGGGTGATGGACAGTCCGGCCGCCAAGTCGGTGTTGAGCAGGTTCAGCAGTTCGCTGGACGACGCCGCCGACGTTCCCGAACCGCTGAGCGACAGCGGACTTCCCGCGCTGCCGCGGCTGGGCAGCTTCGAGATCATGAACCGCACCATCGATATCGCCCAGTCGGCGCTGGCTCGGCACACGCTGGCCACCTATCCGCCGGATCTGCTCATCGAGATCCCGCGCAACGCGTGCCGCAGTCTGGAGTACCACCGCGCCGAGGAGGTCATCGAGATCGGCCAGGAGTTGGCCGCGGCGGCCCTCGACGCGCTCGGTTAA
- a CDS encoding Bax inhibitor-1/YccA family membrane protein, with protein sequence MRESSNPVFRSLPKGQGGYAQFGTGAASFGAQQVQAQPYATQYPDQQQAGVARPMTIDDVVTKTGISLAILTAVAVVSYYMVSTNLALATPFTLVGALGGLALVLIATFGRKQDNPAIVLSYAALEGLFLGAVSFIIANLASVGGVGMIAQAIVGTLGVFFGMLVVYKTGAIRVTPKFTRMIVAGLFGVVALMLMNLVLGMFGVGGGAGMGLRDGGAIAIGFSLLCIALAAFSFLIDFDAADQMIRAGAPEKAAWGVALGLMVTLVWLYLEILRLLSYFNND encoded by the coding sequence GTGCGCGAAAGCAGCAACCCGGTATTCCGATCACTGCCCAAGGGGCAGGGCGGATACGCGCAGTTCGGTACCGGAGCCGCAAGCTTCGGTGCGCAGCAGGTACAGGCGCAGCCCTACGCAACCCAGTACCCCGATCAGCAGCAGGCCGGCGTCGCACGGCCGATGACCATCGACGACGTCGTCACCAAGACGGGCATCAGCCTGGCGATCCTGACCGCGGTGGCCGTCGTCTCCTACTACATGGTGAGCACCAACCTCGCTCTGGCCACGCCGTTCACCCTGGTGGGTGCGCTCGGTGGCCTGGCGCTCGTCCTCATCGCGACCTTCGGGCGTAAGCAGGACAATCCGGCCATCGTGCTGAGCTACGCCGCGCTGGAGGGCCTGTTCCTCGGTGCGGTGTCCTTCATCATCGCCAACCTGGCCTCGGTCGGCGGCGTCGGCATGATCGCCCAGGCGATCGTCGGCACGCTCGGCGTGTTCTTCGGCATGTTGGTGGTCTACAAGACCGGTGCCATCCGCGTCACCCCGAAGTTCACCCGGATGATCGTTGCCGGCCTCTTCGGTGTGGTTGCCTTGATGCTGATGAACCTGGTGCTCGGCATGTTCGGTGTCGGCGGCGGTGCGGGCATGGGCCTGCGCGACGGTGGCGCCATCGCGATCGGCTTCTCGCTGCTGTGTATCGCGCTGGCGGCGTTCAGCTTCCTCATCGATTTCGACGCCGCGGATCAGATGATCCGCGCCGGTGCCCCGGAGAAGGCCGCATGGGGCGTCGCCCTGGGTCTGATGGTCACCCTGGTGTGGCTGTACCTGGAGATCCTGCGTCTGCTGAGCTACTTCAACAACGACTAG
- a CDS encoding dihydrodipicolinate reductase — protein sequence MALRVVQWATGGVGVAAIKGVLEHPDLELVGCWVHSPAKHGRDVGELIGGEALGVAATTSVEEILALDADAVVYAPLMPNPDEVAALLRSGKNVVTPVGWVYPGEKQGAALREAGLAGNATLHGTGIAPGGISEKFPLLFSAMSTGVTFVRAEEFSDLRTYHAPDVVRHVMGFGDTPDKALSGPMQKLLDGGFIQAVRMCVDEFGFNADPKIVARQEIAVATAPIDSPIGIIEPGQVAARKFHWEAVVGDRVVVRVTVNWLMGEENLAPAWDFGPEGQRYEMEVRGNPDFTVSIKGFQGEVGEEGPEPGVVATAAHCVNSIPAVCAAPPGIATYLDLPLLSAKAAPELR from the coding sequence ATGGCATTGCGGGTTGTGCAGTGGGCCACGGGCGGCGTCGGTGTCGCCGCGATCAAGGGTGTGCTCGAGCATCCCGACCTGGAATTGGTCGGTTGCTGGGTGCATTCGCCGGCCAAGCACGGGCGCGACGTCGGCGAACTCATCGGCGGCGAAGCGCTGGGAGTCGCCGCGACCACCAGCGTCGAGGAGATTCTGGCGCTCGACGCGGACGCAGTCGTCTACGCGCCGCTGATGCCCAACCCCGACGAGGTGGCCGCCCTGCTGCGGTCGGGAAAGAACGTCGTCACCCCGGTCGGCTGGGTCTATCCGGGCGAGAAACAGGGCGCAGCGCTGCGCGAGGCCGGCCTGGCCGGCAATGCAACGCTGCACGGCACCGGCATCGCCCCCGGCGGGATCAGCGAGAAGTTCCCGCTGCTGTTCTCGGCGATGTCCACCGGGGTGACCTTCGTCCGGGCCGAGGAGTTCTCCGACCTGCGCACCTACCACGCCCCCGACGTGGTCCGCCACGTCATGGGGTTCGGTGACACCCCGGACAAGGCGTTGTCCGGACCGATGCAGAAACTGCTCGACGGCGGGTTCATCCAGGCCGTGCGGATGTGCGTCGACGAGTTCGGGTTCAACGCCGATCCGAAAATTGTTGCCCGACAGGAGATCGCCGTGGCAACCGCGCCCATCGACTCACCGATCGGCATCATCGAACCGGGTCAGGTGGCGGCCCGCAAGTTCCATTGGGAGGCTGTCGTCGGTGACCGGGTGGTGGTGCGGGTGACGGTCAATTGGCTGATGGGGGAGGAGAACCTGGCCCCGGCATGGGATTTCGGGCCCGAGGGGCAGCGCTATGAGATGGAGGTGCGCGGCAATCCCGATTTCACGGTGTCGATCAAAGGTTTTCAAGGTGAGGTGGGCGAGGAGGGTCCGGAGCCCGGCGTCGTCGCGACTGCGGCGCACTGTGTCAACTCCATCCCGGCGGTCTGTGCCGCACCGCCCGGTATCGCGACCTATCTGGATCTGCCGCTGCTCAGCGCGAAGGCCGCGCCCGAGCTGAGATAG
- a CDS encoding patatin-like phospholipase family protein, whose product MTMTRALILGGGGLAGIAWETGVLTGIADVAPQIAERLLNADVLLGTSAGSAVAAQLGGGASPAELYARQLAEESHEIDPGVTIDELTEVFIGALGAPGSTLERLRRIGGIALAADTVPERVRREVIAHRLPSHDWPDRDLRITATDTATAELVVFTADSGVALVDAVAASCAVPGAWPAVTIGDRTFMDGGVGSTVNMAAAADCAAAVVLVPAGETAPSPFGAGPAEEIGAFSGAAFAVFADADALAAFGRNPLDPQCRRPSAIAGRGQGRRVAPALAAFLAG is encoded by the coding sequence CTGACCATGACACGTGCACTGATTCTGGGTGGCGGGGGCCTGGCGGGTATCGCCTGGGAGACAGGTGTGCTGACCGGGATCGCCGACGTGGCGCCACAGATCGCCGAGAGGCTGCTGAATGCCGATGTCCTGCTGGGCACCTCGGCCGGCTCGGCGGTGGCGGCCCAACTCGGCGGTGGCGCATCCCCGGCCGAGCTGTATGCGCGCCAGCTTGCCGAGGAGTCCCACGAGATCGACCCCGGGGTCACCATCGACGAGCTCACCGAGGTGTTCATCGGTGCGCTCGGTGCCCCCGGCAGCACCCTGGAGCGGCTGCGTCGTATCGGCGGGATCGCGCTGGCCGCCGACACCGTTCCCGAGCGGGTGCGCCGCGAGGTGATCGCGCACCGGTTGCCGTCGCACGACTGGCCGGACCGGGATCTGCGGATCACCGCCACCGACACCGCGACTGCTGAACTGGTGGTCTTCACCGCCGATTCGGGCGTCGCACTGGTCGACGCGGTCGCCGCCAGTTGCGCGGTCCCGGGCGCCTGGCCGGCGGTCACCATCGGGGACCGCACCTTCATGGACGGCGGGGTGGGCAGCACCGTCAACATGGCGGCCGCCGCGGACTGCGCGGCAGCGGTGGTGCTGGTGCCCGCCGGCGAGACCGCGCCGTCGCCGTTCGGCGCCGGGCCGGCCGAGGAGATCGGGGCATTCTCGGGCGCGGCGTTCGCGGTGTTCGCCGACGCTGACGCGCTTGCCGCGTTCGGCCGCAACCCGCTGGACCCGCAGTGCCGGCGGCCCTCCGCGATCGCCGGACGCGGCCAGGGGCGTCGGGTGGCGCCGGCCCTCGCGGCGTTCCTGGCCGGTTAA